From a single Kitasatospora azatica KCTC 9699 genomic region:
- a CDS encoding helix-turn-helix transcriptional regulator: MSESLQRRRELAAFLRSRRERRTPQSAGLESGGRRRTPGLRREELAALAGVSASWYTWLEQGRQIRVSRQVLSGLAGALGLDQVETAHLFQLADEVPPGVGNPVPGPVPEGYRLLLEQLEPNPAFMTNRRFDILAWNRGQTALLGDFGLVPPADRNILWLMFMSPELREMHVDWEHEAAHTVALFRSQAGEQLLLPHFSSLVRRLEQASPEFRVMWERMDLVAYTPGTRTFNHQRFGKIALEYVKMHAADGVHTLVAHLAPAGSELAAELPKLIEAQQLADGRADQTGG; this comes from the coding sequence ATGAGTGAGTCACTGCAGCGCCGCCGTGAGCTGGCGGCCTTCCTGCGCAGCAGGCGAGAGCGACGCACTCCGCAGTCAGCGGGGCTGGAGAGCGGCGGACGGCGGCGCACGCCGGGTCTGCGGCGCGAGGAGCTGGCCGCGCTGGCCGGGGTCAGCGCCTCCTGGTACACGTGGCTGGAGCAGGGACGCCAGATCCGGGTCTCCCGGCAGGTGCTGTCCGGACTGGCCGGCGCGCTCGGCCTGGACCAGGTGGAGACGGCGCACCTCTTCCAGCTGGCCGACGAGGTGCCACCAGGGGTGGGGAACCCGGTGCCGGGCCCGGTGCCGGAGGGATACCGGCTGCTGCTCGAGCAGTTGGAGCCGAACCCCGCCTTCATGACGAACCGTCGGTTCGACATCCTGGCCTGGAACCGTGGCCAGACCGCCCTGTTGGGGGACTTCGGCCTGGTACCGCCGGCCGACCGCAACATCCTCTGGCTGATGTTCATGTCGCCCGAACTGCGCGAGATGCACGTGGACTGGGAGCACGAGGCCGCCCACACGGTCGCGTTGTTCCGTTCCCAGGCGGGCGAGCAGCTGCTGTTACCGCACTTCTCCTCACTGGTCCGTCGCCTCGAGCAGGCCAGCCCCGAGTTCCGGGTGATGTGGGAGCGGATGGACCTGGTCGCCTACACCCCGGGCACGCGCACCTTCAACCACCAGAGGTTCGGCAAGATCGCACTCGAGTACGTCAAGATGCACGCCGCAGACGGGGTGCACACGCTGGTCGCGCACCTGGCTCCGGCCGGCTCCGAACTCGCCGCTGAGCTGCCGAAACTCATCGAGGCGCAGCAGCTCGCCGACGGTCGGGCCGACCAGACTGGTGGTTGA
- a CDS encoding phosphotriesterase family protein, whose protein sequence is MSTSPGTSAPATVQTVRGPIGVDELGVTLSHEHLFVLSSEFQHNYPSLWDRESGARTAAEQLELAYELGVRTVVDMTVIGQGRDIGLVQQVAARTRVNLLVATGIYAAGGLPPFLRFRGPGCAIEVPDPLVDLLEQDITEGIGGTGIRAALLKFAVEDGVPDRDATRTAAAVAEVHSRTGVPIVVHSNPFEGNGLALVELLTGLGVAAERVVVAHAGDSADASYLHRLAETGCFIGFDRFGMEDLAPDPQRVRMIADLVARGHAGQLLLSQDCASHIDYVTVEQRHALYPRWSYTELHTRVFDDLAAAGVAPEIVTSLMVDNPRRMLTPGLAAGAASPREVAGVGR, encoded by the coding sequence ATGAGCACCAGCCCCGGCACATCGGCACCGGCGACCGTCCAGACCGTGCGCGGTCCAATCGGCGTGGACGAGCTCGGCGTTACCCTCTCGCACGAGCACCTGTTCGTCCTGAGCAGCGAGTTCCAGCACAACTACCCGAGCCTGTGGGACCGCGAGAGCGGCGCCCGGACGGCCGCCGAGCAGCTGGAGCTCGCTTACGAGCTGGGTGTTCGGACCGTGGTCGACATGACGGTCATCGGGCAGGGCCGGGACATCGGTCTGGTCCAGCAGGTTGCCGCCCGGACCCGGGTGAACCTGCTGGTCGCGACCGGCATCTACGCAGCCGGCGGACTGCCGCCGTTTCTGCGCTTCCGCGGACCCGGCTGCGCGATCGAGGTGCCGGATCCACTGGTGGACCTGCTGGAGCAGGACATCACCGAGGGCATCGGCGGGACCGGGATCCGGGCGGCACTGCTGAAGTTCGCCGTCGAGGACGGAGTTCCGGACCGGGACGCGACCCGCACGGCCGCCGCCGTGGCCGAGGTCCACTCCCGCACCGGGGTCCCGATCGTGGTGCACTCCAATCCCTTCGAGGGCAACGGACTCGCTCTGGTCGAGCTGCTCACCGGGCTGGGCGTGGCGGCGGAGCGGGTGGTGGTGGCGCACGCGGGTGACTCCGCGGACGCGAGCTACCTGCACCGCCTGGCCGAGACCGGGTGCTTCATCGGCTTCGACCGGTTCGGGATGGAGGACCTGGCGCCCGATCCGCAGCGGGTGCGGATGATCGCCGACCTGGTGGCGCGTGGCCATGCGGGGCAGCTGCTGCTCTCCCAGGACTGCGCCTCGCACATCGACTACGTGACCGTCGAGCAGCGCCACGCGCTCTACCCGCGGTGGAGCTACACCGAGTTGCACACCCGGGTGTTCGACGATCTGGCGGCGGCCGGCGTCGCGCCCGAGATCGTCACCTCGCTCATGGTGGACAACCCCCGGCGGATGCTGACCCCGGGCCTGGCGGCCGGCGCGGCGAGCCCCCGCGAGGTGGCCGGTGTCGGACGCTGA
- a CDS encoding cupin domain-containing protein, translating into MSDADESAALPPWVELGTELLVDQPGLKCWMETVRPGETRPAHTHRHPWVTVVLSGAAGNSLGPDGEVLSKGELTTGQVVFNSGEGLPIRHAVHNTSDRTLVTVAIEIAGPWAVAEASTEGLNGR; encoded by the coding sequence GTGTCGGACGCTGACGAGTCGGCAGCACTGCCGCCCTGGGTCGAGCTGGGCACCGAACTCCTGGTGGACCAGCCGGGATTGAAGTGCTGGATGGAGACGGTACGCCCGGGCGAGACGCGGCCGGCGCACACCCACCGGCATCCCTGGGTCACGGTGGTCCTCTCCGGCGCGGCCGGGAACTCGCTCGGGCCGGACGGCGAAGTCCTCTCCAAGGGCGAGCTGACAACGGGTCAGGTCGTGTTCAACAGCGGCGAGGGACTGCCGATCCGGCACGCCGTGCACAACACCTCCGACCGGACCCTCGTCACCGTCGCCATCGAGATCGCCGGGCCGTGGGCCGTGGCAGAAGCAAGTACAGAAGGGTTGAACGGCAGATGA
- a CDS encoding SDR family NAD(P)-dependent oxidoreductase: protein MSSADQTVLLTGATSGLGEWTARQLAGKGVTVLLHGRNEQRCRQLAAELTSAGGRVHPVVADLSSLAATADLGRRIAAEFGALTVLVNNAGVGGGRPDSGRELSQDGYELRYAVNYLAPVVLSRALVPTLRANRPARIVNVGSVGQSEPDLSDLRMDRGYDRVAAYTRSKFALAAFTFDLAEELQGTGVTVNCLHPANFMDTPQVREAGIQPWSTVESGGEPLLALILGPAGAEVTGGYFDGKRKSRAHTAAYDPAVRGRLRETTDALIRKSVPHLG, encoded by the coding sequence ATGAGCAGTGCCGACCAGACCGTCCTCCTCACCGGGGCCACCTCAGGACTGGGGGAGTGGACCGCGCGTCAACTGGCGGGCAAGGGTGTCACCGTGCTGCTGCACGGCCGGAACGAGCAACGCTGCCGGCAGCTGGCGGCGGAGCTGACCTCGGCCGGTGGCCGGGTGCATCCGGTGGTCGCCGACCTGTCCTCGCTCGCGGCCACCGCCGACCTGGGTCGGCGGATCGCCGCGGAGTTCGGCGCCCTGACCGTGCTGGTCAACAACGCCGGCGTCGGCGGTGGTCGCCCCGACAGTGGGCGCGAGCTCAGCCAGGACGGCTACGAACTGCGGTACGCCGTCAACTACCTGGCCCCGGTGGTGCTCAGCCGCGCGCTGGTCCCCACACTGCGCGCGAACCGGCCGGCCCGCATCGTCAACGTCGGATCGGTCGGTCAGTCCGAGCCGGATCTGAGCGATCTGCGGATGGACCGCGGCTACGACCGGGTGGCCGCGTACACCCGCAGCAAGTTCGCGCTCGCCGCGTTCACCTTCGACCTGGCCGAGGAGTTGCAGGGCACCGGTGTCACGGTCAACTGCCTGCACCCTGCCAACTTCATGGACACCCCGCAGGTTCGGGAGGCCGGGATCCAGCCGTGGAGCACGGTGGAGTCGGGGGGCGAGCCGTTGCTCGCACTGATCCTCGGTCCGGCCGGTGCGGAGGTGACCGGTGGCTACTTCGACGGCAAGCGGAAGAGCCGGGCGCACACCGCCGCCTACGATCCCGCCGTTCGCGGTCGGCTACGGGAGACGACCGACGCCCTGATCCGCAAGTCCGTGCCACACCTCGGCTGA
- a CDS encoding dihydrolipoamide acetyltransferase family protein gives MTVHHFLLPDVGEGLTEAEIIRWQVSPGDSVRIDDPIVEIETSKSLVELPSPYQGTVVELLALPGTLVPVGSPIIAIASELGAEAMSEAMSEAMPEAMPEVMSEVMSERTGGTGGELPERESLLVGHGPWQAGPTRRRRGRPSAPAVPVRAARAAGVATAAKPPVRKLAKELGIDLATLLGTGPDGTVTRADVLSAASPATAPATSPAAPPAPAEAPAGPVTRVPITGVRRATAAAMVRSAFTAPQANVHTSVDVTDAMALLHSLRERSPESDLRATPLLLAAKALIAAVERHPWINASWDEAGDAVLVAETVNLGIAAATPRGLLVPNIKGAEQLSLSRLSAAIGRLVADARAGRTTPAELRGGTVTLTNIGVFGVEGGIPILNPGESAILAVGAVLPRPWVHEGEVRARSVVELSLSFDHRVVDGDTAARALADTAAFMADPLAALL, from the coding sequence GTGACAGTTCATCATTTCCTCCTGCCCGACGTAGGAGAGGGTTTGACCGAGGCCGAGATCATCAGGTGGCAGGTTTCGCCTGGTGACTCGGTGCGGATCGACGATCCGATCGTCGAGATCGAGACCAGCAAGTCCCTGGTCGAGTTGCCGAGCCCCTACCAGGGGACGGTGGTCGAACTGCTCGCGCTCCCCGGGACCCTGGTGCCGGTGGGCAGCCCGATCATCGCGATCGCGTCCGAGCTGGGGGCCGAGGCGATGTCCGAGGCGATGTCCGAGGCGATGCCCGAGGCGATGCCCGAGGTGATGTCCGAGGTGATGTCCGAGCGCACGGGCGGGACCGGCGGCGAGTTGCCGGAGCGCGAGAGCCTGCTGGTCGGGCACGGTCCCTGGCAGGCCGGCCCGACCCGCCGGCGCCGTGGTCGGCCGAGCGCTCCTGCCGTGCCGGTGCGGGCCGCCCGCGCGGCCGGTGTGGCCACCGCGGCCAAGCCGCCAGTGCGCAAACTGGCCAAGGAGCTGGGGATCGACCTGGCCACGCTGCTCGGCACCGGCCCGGACGGGACCGTCACCCGGGCCGACGTCCTGTCGGCGGCCTCGCCCGCTACCGCGCCCGCCACCTCGCCCGCTGCCCCGCCTGCCCCTGCCGAGGCGCCCGCCGGCCCGGTCACCCGGGTGCCGATCACCGGCGTCCGGCGCGCCACCGCCGCCGCCATGGTTCGCAGCGCCTTCACCGCCCCACAGGCCAACGTGCACACCTCGGTGGACGTCACCGACGCGATGGCGCTGCTCCACTCGCTGCGGGAGCGCAGCCCGGAGAGCGACCTGCGAGCAACCCCGCTGCTGCTGGCCGCGAAGGCGCTGATCGCCGCCGTCGAGCGGCATCCGTGGATCAACGCCTCCTGGGACGAGGCGGGTGACGCGGTCCTGGTGGCCGAGACGGTCAATCTGGGCATCGCGGCGGCCACCCCACGAGGGCTCCTGGTCCCCAACATCAAGGGCGCCGAGCAGCTCTCGCTGAGCCGGCTGAGCGCCGCGATCGGTCGGCTGGTCGCCGACGCGCGGGCGGGCCGCACCACCCCGGCCGAGCTGCGCGGCGGCACCGTGACCCTGACCAACATCGGCGTCTTCGGTGTCGAGGGCGGCATCCCGATCCTCAATCCCGGCGAGTCCGCGATTCTGGCCGTCGGAGCGGTGCTGCCGCGTCCCTGGGTGCATGAGGGCGAGGTCAGGGCCAGGTCCGTGGTCGAGTTGTCGCTCTCCTTCGACCACCGGGTGGTCGACGGCGACACCGCCGCCCGCGCCCTCGCGGACACCGCCGCCTTCATGGCCGACCCGTTGGCCGCCCTTCTTTAG
- a CDS encoding AfsA-related hotdog domain-containing protein codes for MVHRRSVAEVFLTDFQDVDERRYVVAAELPRSHPYFVESGADQAGYDLPLLLECCRQAATFGAHTKFDVPMDSVFLVNDWTLDLDPGADRPLVGEQPGRLTVLVTMVDPVVRADRLRSLGFEMALRLDGRLLATLRAHGTYAAAEEYAALRLIGREEPPPTSDSLADPPLGARLAAAAVGRADQRNVLLADLERGDGALLTRLSVPGRNPTLFDHPLDHFTAMILSDAAVQAAVLHGTDARSTGQGEVRAVGLELAFSRFAELDSEVVVRTALTVDPGGAERVAAGLVQVSFVQSGQECAAGTVRLAPAAGACRG; via the coding sequence ATGGTGCATCGCCGGTCAGTTGCCGAGGTATTTCTCACGGACTTTCAGGACGTCGACGAACGCCGGTATGTCGTAGCCGCCGAGCTGCCGAGGTCCCATCCGTATTTCGTGGAGTCCGGCGCGGACCAGGCCGGCTACGACCTGCCGCTGCTGCTGGAGTGCTGCCGGCAGGCGGCGACCTTCGGGGCGCACACCAAGTTCGACGTGCCGATGGACTCGGTGTTCCTGGTCAACGACTGGACGCTCGACCTCGATCCGGGCGCGGACCGACCGCTGGTCGGCGAGCAGCCGGGCCGGCTCACCGTCCTGGTGACCATGGTGGACCCGGTGGTCCGGGCCGACCGGCTCCGGTCGCTCGGCTTCGAGATGGCGCTGCGACTCGACGGGCGGCTGCTGGCCACCCTGCGCGCGCACGGCACCTACGCGGCCGCCGAGGAGTACGCGGCGCTGCGGCTGATCGGCCGCGAGGAGCCCCCGCCGACCTCCGACTCGCTGGCCGATCCACCCTTGGGCGCCCGACTGGCCGCCGCCGCCGTCGGCCGCGCCGACCAGCGCAACGTGCTACTGGCGGACCTCGAACGTGGTGACGGCGCGTTGCTCACCCGGCTCTCGGTACCGGGGCGCAACCCGACGCTCTTCGACCACCCGCTGGACCATTTCACGGCGATGATCCTCAGCGACGCGGCCGTCCAGGCGGCCGTGCTGCACGGCACGGACGCGCGGTCCACCGGCCAGGGCGAGGTTCGGGCCGTCGGCCTGGAGTTGGCGTTCAGCAGGTTCGCCGAACTCGACTCCGAGGTGGTGGTCCGCACCGCACTGACCGTCGACCCGGGCGGGGCCGAGCGGGTCGCGGCCGGCCTCGTGCAGGTCAGCTTCGTCCAGTCCGGCCAGGAGTGCGCGGCCGGGACGGTACGACTCGCGCCGGCCGCGGGGGCCTGCCGTGGCTGA
- a CDS encoding HAD-IA family hydrolase has protein sequence MAEPGVRFLWTDFGGVLTPPSAESNRAFCAAQGIPEDAFMAAVRKVAQPFGGDLMVALDTPLITQDEWSRRVARALAEDAGIETDLSDFPATFFADRRVNQEWLDFLHSVRARGIFVGLLSNMVPAWDPYWRQMVPPADVFDDVVLSFEVGARKPTAAIFELAAARAGAAPSACVLVDDLAANCEGARAAGWNSVRFSDTTAAVAQVEALLSVPVPLSPGGQR, from the coding sequence GTGGCTGAGCCCGGCGTGCGCTTCCTGTGGACGGATTTCGGTGGCGTGCTGACCCCGCCCTCGGCCGAGAGCAATCGGGCGTTCTGCGCAGCTCAGGGAATTCCCGAGGACGCCTTCATGGCTGCGGTGCGAAAAGTCGCGCAGCCGTTCGGCGGCGACCTGATGGTGGCTCTCGACACGCCCCTCATCACGCAGGACGAATGGTCCCGGAGAGTGGCCCGGGCGCTCGCCGAGGATGCCGGGATCGAAACCGATCTCTCGGATTTCCCGGCCACCTTCTTCGCCGACCGCAGGGTGAACCAGGAATGGCTCGACTTCCTGCACTCGGTCCGGGCCCGCGGGATATTCGTCGGCCTGCTCTCCAACATGGTTCCGGCCTGGGATCCCTACTGGCGGCAGATGGTTCCCCCCGCGGACGTCTTCGACGACGTCGTGCTGTCCTTCGAGGTCGGGGCCAGAAAGCCGACGGCCGCGATCTTCGAGCTCGCCGCCGCCCGGGCGGGTGCCGCGCCGTCCGCCTGCGTGCTGGTGGACGACCTCGCGGCCAACTGCGAGGGCGCTCGGGCGGCCGGCTGGAACTCGGTCCGGTTCAGCGACACGACTGCGGCCGTCGCCCAGGTCGAAGCGCTGCTCAGCGTCCCTGTCCCGCTCTCCCCAGGAGGCCAACGATGA
- a CDS encoding beta-ketoacyl-ACP synthase III: MTRAAVLESLGGFLPAKVVPNSELVQRMDTTDEWIRTRTGIRQRHVVSPGQATSDLAVEAGRSALDSALGSGVDLVLLATTTPDRPVPATAPEVATRLGLRDVPAFDIGAGCSGFLYGLATARAYLVSGAADRVLMIGADAFSTYVDPTDRTTAPIFGDGAGAVVLRAGTADELGALGPLEIGSDGELAELTVVAAGGSRQRGSGVPPEPADGSLVMRGKDLFMNAVMRMSDSARSVLKQADWELADIDCFIGHQANRRILDAVGEELGLAEERVAVNIDQVGNTVAASIPLAMADAVRQGRLSAGDRVLLAAFGAGATWGAATLRWPATITA, translated from the coding sequence ATGACCCGTGCAGCAGTACTGGAGAGCCTCGGCGGCTTCCTGCCGGCCAAGGTGGTACCGAACAGCGAGCTGGTCCAGCGGATGGACACCACCGACGAGTGGATCCGGACCCGGACCGGAATCCGCCAGCGGCACGTCGTCAGCCCCGGGCAGGCCACCTCGGACCTCGCGGTCGAGGCCGGCCGGAGCGCCCTGGACTCGGCCCTCGGCAGCGGCGTCGACCTCGTGCTGCTCGCCACCACCACGCCCGACCGCCCGGTACCCGCGACGGCCCCCGAGGTGGCGACCCGGCTCGGCCTGCGGGACGTGCCCGCGTTCGACATCGGGGCCGGTTGCAGCGGCTTCCTCTACGGGCTGGCGACTGCCCGCGCCTACCTGGTGTCCGGGGCTGCCGACCGGGTCCTGATGATCGGCGCCGACGCCTTCAGCACCTATGTGGATCCGACGGACCGGACCACCGCACCGATCTTCGGCGACGGCGCCGGGGCCGTCGTGCTGCGGGCCGGCACGGCCGACGAACTCGGGGCGCTCGGTCCACTGGAGATCGGCAGCGACGGCGAACTGGCCGAGCTGACCGTGGTGGCGGCGGGCGGCTCGCGCCAGCGCGGCTCGGGCGTGCCACCCGAGCCGGCCGACGGCTCGCTGGTGATGCGCGGCAAGGACCTGTTCATGAACGCCGTGATGCGGATGTCCGACTCCGCGCGCAGCGTGCTGAAGCAGGCCGACTGGGAGCTCGCGGACATCGACTGCTTCATCGGCCACCAGGCCAACCGGCGCATCCTCGACGCGGTCGGCGAGGAGCTGGGGCTGGCCGAGGAGCGGGTCGCCGTCAACATCGACCAGGTCGGCAACACGGTGGCGGCGTCGATCCCGCTGGCCATGGCGGATGCGGTTCGCCAGGGCCGACTGAGCGCGGGCGACCGCGTGTTGCTCGCGGCCTTCGGCGCGGGCGCGACCTGGGGGGCCGCCACGCTGCGCTGGCCCGCGACCATCACAGCCTGA
- a CDS encoding acyl carrier protein, which produces MAEQLASVEERLVEIICKRFAVPADEVALDTPLRDMKVDSLATVELSLALQREFGVRFKPGEINSGHSLGDLTAMLQEKGAAS; this is translated from the coding sequence ATGGCAGAACAGCTCGCTTCGGTGGAAGAGCGTCTGGTGGAGATCATCTGCAAGCGCTTCGCGGTACCCGCGGACGAGGTCGCGCTCGACACCCCGCTGCGCGACATGAAGGTGGACTCGCTGGCAACGGTGGAGCTGAGCCTGGCGCTGCAGCGCGAGTTCGGCGTGCGGTTCAAGCCCGGCGAGATCAACTCCGGCCACTCGCTGGGCGATCTGACCGCGATGCTGCAGGAGAAGGGCGCCGCGTCCTGA
- a CDS encoding beta-ketoacyl-[acyl-carrier-protein] synthase family protein, producing the protein MAATAWTGPEVAVTGLGVVSAAGIGVATSWERVCAGLPTAATDPELAGLPVDFSCRIPDFEPQDHLDPRSLWRMDRTTQLALVAANEAIADAGLDPAVWDGARVGIVLGTSNGGGGTLEREHTRLVHEGPEWISPLVWVMAPVNMLAGSLAIELGAHGPNLVTATACASGPTAIATAAQFLRADMCDVVIAGGAEAPITPMAFAGLYQMGALSQRTTAPAQACRPFDSDRDGMVAAEGAGILVLERSADARARGARIRARIAGYGASADGYHLSAPDPTGTHAEAATRIALATAGVSPGDVDHVNAHGSSTPLNDITEGQMLRRVYGDRPAVTSTKGVTGHALGAAGAMEAAFTVLSLENGLIPPTANLECQDPEIDVDVVAGDARKAHVDVAVTNSFGFGGQNAVLVISAA; encoded by the coding sequence ATGGCTGCGACAGCCTGGACGGGTCCCGAGGTGGCGGTCACCGGACTCGGCGTCGTGTCCGCCGCCGGCATCGGGGTGGCCACGAGCTGGGAGCGGGTCTGCGCCGGCCTGCCGACGGCGGCCACCGATCCTGAACTGGCGGGCCTGCCAGTGGACTTCTCCTGCCGGATACCGGACTTCGAACCGCAGGACCACCTGGACCCGCGGAGCCTGTGGCGGATGGACCGGACCACTCAACTCGCGCTGGTGGCGGCGAACGAGGCCATCGCGGACGCCGGCCTGGACCCCGCGGTCTGGGACGGCGCGCGGGTCGGCATCGTGCTCGGGACCTCCAACGGCGGTGGCGGCACCCTGGAGCGCGAGCACACCCGGCTGGTGCACGAGGGTCCGGAATGGATCTCGCCGCTGGTCTGGGTGATGGCGCCGGTGAACATGCTGGCGGGCTCGCTGGCGATCGAACTGGGCGCGCACGGACCGAACCTGGTCACCGCGACCGCCTGCGCCTCCGGCCCGACCGCGATCGCCACCGCGGCCCAGTTCCTGCGGGCCGACATGTGCGACGTCGTGATCGCCGGCGGCGCCGAGGCGCCGATCACTCCGATGGCCTTCGCCGGCCTGTACCAGATGGGCGCGCTGTCCCAGCGGACCACTGCCCCCGCCCAGGCCTGCCGGCCGTTCGACAGCGACCGGGACGGCATGGTCGCCGCCGAGGGCGCGGGGATCCTGGTCCTCGAACGGTCGGCGGACGCCCGGGCCCGTGGCGCCCGGATCCGGGCACGGATCGCCGGGTACGGGGCCTCCGCCGACGGCTACCACCTCTCCGCCCCGGATCCCACCGGCACCCACGCGGAGGCGGCCACCAGGATCGCCCTGGCCACCGCGGGCGTCTCGCCCGGCGACGTCGACCACGTCAACGCGCACGGCTCGTCCACCCCGTTGAACGACATCACGGAGGGTCAGATGCTGCGCCGGGTCTACGGCGACCGGCCGGCCGTGACCTCCACCAAGGGCGTCACCGGGCACGCGCTGGGGGCGGCCGGCGCGATGGAGGCGGCCTTCACCGTGCTGAGCCTGGAGAACGGCCTGATTCCCCCCACCGCGAACCTCGAGTGCCAGGACCCGGAGATCGACGTCGACGTGGTGGCCGGCGACGCCCGCAAGGCGCACGTCGATGTGGCCGTCACCAACTCCTTCGGGTTCGGCGGCCAGAACGCCGTCCTGGTGATCAGCGCCGCCTGA
- the fabG gene encoding 3-oxoacyl-ACP reductase FabG, which yields MSRSVMVTGGNRGIGLAVAQAMAVAGDRVAVTSRSGHAPQGLFTVGCDVSDTDSVESAFDAVEKEQGPVEVLVANAGITQDMLLLQMADEDFTDVLDTNLTGAFRVARRAAAGMLAARWGRLVFISSAVGLMGAPGQANYAASKAGLVGLARSLSWELAPRGITANVVAPGLIETGMTAELTPERREAVLGMIPSRRSGAPAEVAHAVRFLADDAAGYITGAVLPVAGGFGMGH from the coding sequence GTGAGTCGTTCGGTCATGGTGACCGGCGGAAACCGTGGCATCGGCCTGGCCGTCGCCCAGGCGATGGCGGTGGCGGGCGACCGGGTGGCGGTCACCAGCCGCAGCGGCCACGCGCCGCAGGGACTCTTCACGGTCGGCTGCGACGTCTCGGACACCGACTCGGTGGAGTCGGCCTTCGACGCGGTGGAGAAGGAGCAGGGTCCGGTGGAGGTGCTGGTCGCCAACGCCGGGATCACCCAGGACATGCTGCTGCTCCAGATGGCGGACGAGGACTTCACCGATGTCCTGGACACCAACCTCACCGGGGCGTTCCGGGTGGCCCGCCGCGCCGCCGCCGGGATGCTGGCGGCCCGCTGGGGGCGGCTGGTCTTCATCTCCTCGGCCGTCGGGCTGATGGGCGCCCCGGGCCAGGCGAACTACGCGGCCTCGAAGGCCGGTCTGGTCGGGCTGGCCCGATCGCTCTCCTGGGAGCTGGCCCCGCGCGGCATCACGGCGAACGTGGTGGCGCCCGGGCTGATCGAGACGGGGATGACGGCCGAGCTGACGCCCGAGCGCCGCGAGGCGGTGCTCGGCATGATCCCCAGCCGACGGTCCGGCGCGCCGGCCGAGGTGGCGCACGCTGTCCGCTTCCTGGCGGACGACGCCGCCGGCTACATCACCGGCGCTGTCCTGCCGGTCGCAGGCGGCTTCGGTATGGGTCACTGA